Below is a genomic region from Henckelia pumila isolate YLH828 chromosome 3, ASM3356847v2, whole genome shotgun sequence.
CAAACTCTATTAAAAAAACACTActagattatttttttaaaagaaaacaaaacaaaaacccCCTTTTCGATTTTATCTTCAAATTAGGGTTTGCACTCTTTATTCCCCGTCATGGATATTGATCCCGATATCTCGAACTGGATCCTGGATTTCCTCCTCAGACAACCTTTGGAAGATCGCACGCTCAATACTCTGCTTCGCACTCTTCGTCTCCCAGACGATAAACCAAACCTTAAGATATCACTTCTGttaaggaaactcgattctgaTGTCTCACGGAATTCAATTTCCGAAAGTTCTCTCGAAGTCTTGGAGCGACTCGAAGAAATCTCCTTCCAACGAGGAATTGATGAGGTTTCGGACGAAATGAAGCGTGCCTACTGCGCGGTGGCTGTTGAGTGTACTGTGAGGTATTTGGCCGATGGGCATTGTGGGGAGATTGATTGGAAGTTCAAGTTTTTCGAGGCGGTGAAGAGGGTGTGGAGGGGAAGGGTTGGGAGAATGGAAAGATTGTCTGGGAAGGGAGGATTGGGTTCGGAAGAGTTGTGGGGTTGGAAGGACGAAATGGAGGCTGCAGCGTGGGAGGATGGTGCTTGTGAGAATGTTTTGAAGAGGAGTAAGATGGTCGATGCGGTTGAGGCTGTAAGAATTTATATCAGACAAGAGAGGGAGAGAATGGGCCCTTCTTTTATTGAGTTGGTGGCGCATAGATTGAAGGATGACGAGGCTCTGAAGGAAGTGCTACTAGTAGGTGGAAGTGATTTGATTGCACGAAATCATGAAACTTCTCATTACCCTGTACGGAACACAGATGCTGGAGTACGTAGAAATGGTATTTATAGTAGTTCAATCACTAAATTCTGTTATTAGTAGGTGGTATTGGAGAATTCATGTGTGAGCGGAATTCTTTTGTCATTCATTGCTAAGAATCATAGCTGATAAATATATCTTTGGGGGCCTGCACAGCTAATAAGAAAAGTTAGGCTTGCAACTATCATAGTTATTGAATATTTGCTTAGCAACTTGTTTTAACCATGTTTATGCTATTAAAGTTTCTCCTGAATGCGAAAGATTTCTACTGGGAACCTGACTGGTAATTTTTctgtttctttttctttttttttttagattaaatGCTTTTGATTTGATGCTATTGAGATGGAGGTGACCAGTTAGTCTTTCTTTAAAATGTTTTTCACACACAAGGAGCAGAGGCCTGACAGAAAAAGGTGTTCTGCTAAAATGAAGTGTCATGAAAACTATATTGAGATGTGGGACGACTTCGTTTGATTAGGTCGAGATGTCGGTTTGGATGATGCCGCAGAATAAGATTGATGTTGAATCTAACAATGTGTCATCTACTTAGAATGTTTGCTTGGCCCTCCCCACCTCCAGCATACACTCTACCCTGAAGTCTTGGTCAATCATCTGTGACACTTGATCAATTGTTGATTATCAAAATGTGGTGACGTCTCGCTGCTGTAGGCTTCATAACTGTCAAATTTTCCATCATCATGTAGTTTTCATTCTCATCTGTCATCATGGAACATTCCCACAATGATCTGTTCATTCCGATGAAAGTGCAAACACGTTTTTCTACTTATACAAAATAATAGCTTGGTGAAGTGTGAATCTATCTTGTGCTATAAAAAGATAGAGTTACACCTCTGTTGTCTAGAGGAAGGAGTAGTTGTGATGCGAAAAGTAATGTGTTGCCCAGCCCAATTATTGGGCCCAACTTATGGCTCAGTTAGTAATGTGTTGCCCAGCCCAATTATTGGGCCCAACTTATGGCTCAGTTAGTAATGTGTTGTACTCTTTTAATGGCAAAAGAACTAAacaaattcataagaatttttCCTCACAAATTAGGTGTCGCCGCTTGCCCTAATTCTCTCTGGAGTGAAGGCAACTAAAAGTACCgattatatttttcaatttttaggttttattattttggCGTTCTTATTGAGAGATTATTCATGGGTTATGAAATTCAATCTACTTTCCCATTAAAAAAGATATGCAAAAGGGGCTTGATCGGTGAGAAAAAATCCAAATGTATTTTGTTCCTATATTAGTTACATAGTACAGAAGAGATGGCTGTGCTAGAAACGGAGCACTCGGAATTGCATAATTTTGGATCTGTTCTGAAGCAGGATTGTTTATCTGTAACAATCCTCCAAAAATCAATTACCTGCTGCGTCGTTTCCCAGTGAGGAAAACACCACAAGAACTCCCCCTGTGCAGTAACTGAAAAATGTTGCTGAGTAAACATGTTAGGCatatcattcatctgctgcgtAGGTTCATGATGAAGAAAACACTGCAGAGAACAACAATTGATGGGAAGTAAAGGACATTGGAAATAAATTGTTGTTGTGAATTGTTGGAAACTTGGTCACTTTGGAAGCCAAAACGCGGCTATACATTCTTGAAATTTGTAGATGACACTTCAACGATTTCCAAATTTCATGAATTAAATCGATTTTTGGATGTTTTACTTAGCAAATGCATATGATTAGATTAAAAAAAGAAGGGATAAAGATCAAATCCACTGCAGTTAGTGGCTCTAACTTCCAAGCTACAATCCACTGCAGTTAGTGGCTCTATTGAGTAttgaaatacgaattgattATAGCACTGTTGAATGGAGGTAGGTACCAGGCATTGTTATATGTGTCAACATTTTCTCATTCGGTTTTGTCATCAAGTTTATAACTTTAGGCTCCTCAAGATTCAATGATCGAATCCCTTGAAAGATAAGCGAGTGGATTGGAATTCATGTATTGCAGTAGGGTAGGGTGCAAGGGATTTGTTGTACTTCAGGTGTAGAGGAGATAGTTGCGAAGCTTTCATGACATGGAATGCCTGAAGAACTTGAGCTTGGAAGTGTATTTGCTCTTGTTTCATGTTTTCTTTCCGTATGTCTCCATGTGTTGGTTGTTGTCTATAAATTTGTTGGTTTGTTTCTGTTTACGTTAAAAGGTTGAGTGCATTTAAGGTTTATAGTGGGCTGGCCCAATATATATGTGTTTGGCCTGTCTTATGGCCCAGTTATTTATGTGTTTTACCTCATTAATACTAAATGTAATCAAATGAATAAGAAATTTTCCTGCAAAAGAGTATTTCATCTTTCCGCAATTCTTTCTGGAGTGAAGGCCGCTTGAAGTgccattttattttcaatttttaggTCCTATCTTTCCAGAGATAGAAATTGTCGATCAGATTCACCTTAATAAATTTGTGTAAAGGAAAGAGTCACCGTAGTGAATCCTAACTGCAGAAGTTAATAAAGAATCTGTGTATTCTATTTGGTTGGTTGAGGTTATGGGATTATGAATGATAAATTATACAGTGACTGGTAAATTGCTTAGACGTCATAAGAATTACTTGCGGATAACTAATAATATTTGTCTGGCTGATGATTCTGTTTTGAACAATTAATATACTTAAatggaaaattaatattttaatcccCACCATCAATTCGACCTCTCATCAAAAGCTGGTTACCCTTGATCATTTgtatgaacttatcatttttcTACCGATGGATATATTTCACCCTTAGCATTTTACTTTTATTCTTTGTACTTTGCGGCTCACTTGAGCGGGAAGGCGAAAAGTTGAATTTTTGTAAGGCAAATAGAAACAGTTTATTTACACTATGGATtttcatttcttttttttttctaaaacacATAATGATACTGAATGGTTTTTTTcaactttaaataaaatttattgtcTTTGTGTGGCTTCCGCTAATCCAATTCCAGAATCAATGATCCACAGTTTCCATATTTTAAGGcaattgctttgttttgttatTCTAGAGGTGCAGAAGGGACAATTTCGGCCCCAAAAGATGATTGCAAGTTCCAGAGGAGTGAAAATTGCTGATTCTGATTCAACTAAAACAGgatacaaaaataataaattaccaCGTAGCGCGGAAGTTAATAGAGTTCAGAAAGCTCTGGACTCAAGCTCATTGGAACTCCAAGCAGTTGTGAAGGATCCGCTTCCTGATGCATTACGACTTGCAGAAAGTATCTCTAACATGGCAGGGCAAAGTAAGAATCATGATCCCATGGAAGTGGAGCATGTCGAAGCTAACCTTTTTGTTGTGGATGGTGCTGGAGTTGTTCAAGGTAATGGATGTACTGTGGATAATGTACCAAGACCAAATTTGATGGAACGAAATATCTCTGCCCGTACTCATGAGGTAAGTGACTTTTGCTCGTTTATGTACCTCATTTGTTGTCATGACCTGAACTTTAGTTTTTCAAGTCGATGGAGAAAAGTTATCATgaaattatgatttttagttTATGTGCAGTGCGGTGGTTCATTATTATTTACAAATCTCGCAGTGGGAGGATTCAATTCACGACTCACAAGGAGATTCAGAAGAACACAGTGTTAGGGTTCAGTTACCTAGCCCAAGGAAGTTGTGTGTTTCTCCTCTCAATAAATATGAAATCAAAACTTTCAAAAAGAGGAGGACAGTTAGGAAATGGAGTCCTCTGGAAGAAGACACTTTGAGGACTGGAGTAGAGAAGTATGCCctatgatttttttattcataCAGTAGATTCATATACATTGTTCCTCACTGTTGTTTTCAGGAGTCAGGACCCACCTTTATCTTGTTAAGAAACCCGTTGCGTAGCATAAACACATCTAAGCGTGGGGCTTTTCTTTGGACATGGTCTCATGAACCGAGAAATTTCTCGACAAGATTTTTCCTGTTATGTGCCATTTTTGCTTGAATTCTCATTTCTTTTCCCTATTTTACTTCCATAAACTCTTCATCCACATCTTGTAAATTATGAACTTACCACGAATTCTGTGCAACGCATGAACTTACCATGAAATTCTGTGCTAATTCACGTTTTTCTATCAACTGAAGGTATGGAAAAGGAAACTGGAAGGTCATCCTCACTCAGTACCATGACATATTTGAAGAGCGAACTGAGGTAAGGCTGGTGTGGCTTACTGCTATATATTGATTTCTTCTTACCTTCATTTATCCAGGGTATTGAAATGGTTTCTCCAGGTTGATTTGAAGGACAAGTGGAGAAACTTAACACGCTACTGAGAACTTTAGAAAGCTTCTCATTTAAACCGTAGAGGCGTGGCTATCGGACATTGGCCATTTTGACATCAAGCAAGCTTGTTCCTATGGTTACTGAAGTAGTGGAGTTGTATACTATGACAACTTACAAATATAGGTAATTGGTAGTTGTATATATTGTCTCCTGTAAAATTATCTACGGCAGTCGCCTTATGTAATTGCAAGCTTGTCTTCAATCGAAAATAATtgtttttattgtaaattttgattttatcaaGGAGATGATGCAAGGTAACTCATGCTTGTAGAAAAAACATAAACCGCAAGTTGATAGTCAAAAATCGTGTGAATTATCAATGGattcaatttgttttttttagagTAATGGATTCCATTTGTTTTCGGTCATCTTTACAGAATAAAAAACAATGAGGGGATTCGAACATGGATGTAGACATAATAACGATGCCGTTATCTCCACCAATTTCGGAAAAATTAGATGTTAATCGGAGATAGAAACTCGAATGGAAACTGTAAATAAGCAAGAGCAGTTATTTCTGCAAGATTATGAGGATTAGAGAAAATGTAAATTGAATATGTTGTAGTCCAACTACTAACTAAGTTAATCCAGtgtttaaacatgattaaagagttGAAAATCGGATTCACAACGATCAATATTGGTTTCGAGGGTTTCTAGTGTTGGggcagttcggaagcaccgaactggttcggaggcCAGAGTTGATGATAAGAAGTACCGAGCAGTTCGGAAACATTCCGAACTGGAGAACGGAAGCTTCGATCTCGGGTCAGTCAAACAGGGTATGCGTTTTGATTGAGTTATTAGGCttgagagttcggaagctccgaactgtgtCGACAGCAGCGTGTTGTCCAATCAGAGACAAGTGTTCGGTAGAGGGAGTTCTGAAGGacaatcggaagttccgaagtgcgttcggaagctccgaataaggcatcggacgttccgattgagGTCTATATATAGAGGCCGAGAACTTCACTCTTCTCACTCATTTCTCCAAGTTTTCTCTCGATTCTAGCTAgcttttatgggcttttggccGACGTATTCGAGGGCTATGTGGTGACGAGGTGTTACCAGGATCGTAACAGTGTTATGTCTTGAGTATAGGGCAATCGTCGTCAAAGGGATGACTACGGACGCATGTATATCACTAGACTCTGATTTGCTTcagtgagtagctattagttttgttaaggcttttagtagaCGTTTAGTGATACAGTGATTGTCTGTTTATAGACTTGGACTAGGGATTCAGTATCGCTAGGTTGCTTATTCTgaggtacggacgtactatccgagatacactagttgagtatgcatgttctatgtttgcatggtttatatgcaTTAATTATCATGTCAtgattattatgttgcatgcattatcacgTTGAGCATACATCTTGATATTATCTATAGGGGGGTTGCCCAACCCCAAAGTTTAGTGGATGGATttagacctggccaagggccgggttgGACCCGGACTCGGACCGGAACCGGCCCGTGGTCAACGGGCGGTCCGGTCCCGGTTTTCCCTTTGGAAAACCGTCGACCCGGCGGGTTGGCCGGTTCAACCCGACGGGTCCGACCCTCCGGTTCGCCGGGTTGACCCAGCGGATTtacctttttaaaataatattttaattttattttaaataatatatatttgatattcatACATGGGTGAGATTTGAACCCAAAACCAAACGATTTTGGGTCttcattcaataaataaaattattaattgaattcaatttcggttttttcgatcggttcggttttgaaatatataattcaaaatCGAACCAAATATACTtcggttttaatatttatatccgaATTACAAAATacggttttcggttcggttcgatcTTTGATTTTCCGGTTTGGATTTCCGATTTTTTCGGTTTTATCCGAAATATGAACACCCCTAACGATGACAGCTTAATTCGATTatctagcaagtgcactaggtcaagtaatagtaagtggatagatctcaagaattaattattttacttaatctagaaaaaatcTTAAAGAgcgatttgatttaaataaaataagaatttaaaataaaaacttcttaagaaataagaattaaaatagttgaaaggaaaatttaattaaaacgagacaaccaagacatacACAAGTACCGAATAATTTATGTAatatgtagccgattcaggactcagatttaatcttaaattacggtaaattctcctaacttgtttaaatgtctatttctagaacaattaaacctattcaaatattgacggattaattttcataaaatctAATCAATCTCAAATGCATTAGGAACTTTTTAGAATTCATTTTCACCTAAACCGCagactgaaaccgaatactatttctagtttGTTTTaacatatgtcaattattggagccatcaaaatcaattcctcctctgtcgaatcataatcaattaacaagcaagaaaacaattgatcaggttattacaagacaaaatataaatccaactACCAATAATCtagatagaaataaaaaatcccaaatcaaaatccacatattcaacataaatttgtccggcccaatcacgccgtcttggttgaaaaaaatctattcaataattaaaaacaaaaatcaaacaagtttaataatcaaaagggaagaaaggaagaaaaaatcaattggagcgttcttcaatctccaagcttCCTAGCCGCCGTCCACTCTCTGAGTTTTTCACGATCTGGCCCCCTCAATCTGATGAATAAATCGTTATTTAAGTGTCCAAAGATCCCCAAAAGATAATATCCTTCCCAAGCAAGAATTTCCAAATTTAAAAGTCTGCCCGTGCGTCTCGCTCGAACGAGCACAAAGTgagctcgagcgagcataactcTGCCCCGAGGATTTTTGATCAcgtatttctcgctcgagcgagcatatttgcgctcgagcgaggccaaacCGCAGCTGCGCAGCTTTTCTTGTGCGATTGCTCATGCCTTTTGCGTGATAGCGCATGATTTATAGCGCGATAGCTTCTTCTTCTCCAACAGCGCATCATCATGCGCCCTTTCATAGCGCAATCGCGCTGCTTATGTTTCTCAACCAATGCACAGATGTGCTTAATTATCCTCTTTGTTTGCAGATTTGCTGATCCA
It encodes:
- the LOC140887886 gene encoding uncharacterized protein isoform X1, which codes for MDIDPDISNWILDFLLRQPLEDRTLNTLLRTLRLPDDKPNLKISLLLRKLDSDVSRNSISESSLEVLERLEEISFQRGIDEVSDEMKRAYCAVAVECTVRYLADGHCGEIDWKFKFFEAVKRVWRGRVGRMERLSGKGGLGSEELWGWKDEMEAAAWEDGACENVLKRSKMVDAVEAVRIYIRQERERMGPSFIELVAHRLKDDEALKEVLLVGGSDLIARNHETSHYPVRNTDAGVRRNEVQKGQFRPQKMIASSRGVKIADSDSTKTGYKNNKLPRSAEVNRVQKALDSSSLELQAVVKDPLPDALRLAESISNMAGQSKNHDPMEVEHVEANLFVVDGAGVVQGNGCTVDNVPRPNLMERNISARTHEWEDSIHDSQGDSEEHSVRVQLPSPRKLCVSPLNKYEIKTFKKRRTVRKWSPLEEDTLRTGVEKYGKGNWKVILTQYHDIFEERTEVDLKDKWRNLTRY
- the LOC140887886 gene encoding uncharacterized protein isoform X2, with the translated sequence MDIDPDISNWILDFLLRQPLEDRTLNTLLRTLRLPDDKPNLKISLLLRKLDSDVSRNSISESSLEVLERLEEISFQRGIDEVSDEMKRAYCAVAVECTVRYLADGHCGEIDWKFKFFEAVKRVWRGRVGRMERLSGKGGLGSEELWGWKDEMEAAAWEDGACENVLKRSKMVDAVEAVRIYIRQERERMGPSFIELVAHRLKDDEALKEVLLVGGSDLIARNHETSHYPVRNTDAGVRRNEVQKGQFRPQKMIASSRGVKIADSDSTKTGYKNNKLPRSAEVNRVQKALDSSSLELQAVVKDPLPDALRLAESISNMAGQSKNHDPMEVEHVEANLFVVDGAGVVQGNGCTVDNVPRPNLMERNISARTHECGGSLLFTNLAVGGFNSRLTRRFRRTQC